A single region of the Kocuria rosea genome encodes:
- a CDS encoding GAF and ANTAR domain-containing protein, with the protein MASSDRTSQADPVGLTEIADALVGLGEQLRNASADTLVEAVIEYAVEALPGARWASITTLRQGRFRTLAATAETACAADALQYELGAGPCVDTVLEDSVHCSADLAHDPRWPVYGARVAEELGVRSALAYRLTLVADPELIAGLNLYSDVTDAFDAHTQWAGTLLATHAGWAVSMELSRQRAENLEAALRSNREIGTAIGVLMAQHKLTRDQAHELLRVASQDSNRKLAELATEVVETGELSLPRRPARSAPRSRDR; encoded by the coding sequence ATGGCTTCTTCGGACCGGACGTCGCAGGCCGACCCCGTCGGACTGACCGAGATCGCCGATGCGCTGGTGGGCCTGGGGGAACAGCTGCGCAATGCATCGGCCGACACCCTCGTGGAAGCGGTGATCGAGTACGCGGTGGAGGCGCTGCCGGGGGCGCGGTGGGCGAGCATCACCACGTTGCGCCAGGGGAGGTTCCGCACCCTGGCCGCCACCGCGGAGACGGCGTGCGCGGCGGACGCGCTGCAGTACGAGCTGGGGGCGGGCCCGTGCGTGGACACCGTGCTGGAGGACAGCGTGCACTGCTCGGCGGATCTGGCCCACGACCCCCGGTGGCCGGTGTACGGGGCCCGCGTCGCAGAGGAGCTCGGGGTGCGCAGCGCGCTGGCCTACCGATTGACCCTGGTGGCGGATCCGGAGCTGATCGCGGGACTGAACCTCTACTCCGACGTCACCGACGCCTTCGATGCGCACACCCAGTGGGCGGGCACGCTGCTGGCCACCCACGCCGGGTGGGCGGTGTCCATGGAACTGTCCAGGCAGCGGGCCGAGAACCTGGAGGCCGCGCTGCGGTCCAACCGGGAGATCGGCACCGCGATCGGGGTGCTGATGGCCCAGCACAAGCTCACGCGGGACCAGGCCCACGAGCTGCTGCGGGTGGCCAGTCAGGACAGCAACCGGAAGCTGGCCGAGCTCGCCACCGAGGTCGTCGAGACCGGGGAACTCTCGCTGCCGCGCCGGCCCGCTCGTTCTGCACCGCGGTCCCGGGACCGCTGA
- a CDS encoding GAF and ANTAR domain-containing protein: MEPTTAAAADATDLSAVFARIQGMLLSQESAQAAAAQLALAARDLIDSAAGAGVSLIDETGRRTSTAATDTLVETADTAQYELGLGPCLSDWATESVQRLEDTAADTRWPEWSRTAAGAGIASVLSAPVLYRDNCLGAMKIYATAGNAFSARAEQQLVLLASAAGTLLGAAQGSDTPQRLSASLQQAITNRTAVETATGMLMERHATDHETARRMLIGASQAQGRPLAQIARRVVERAADTTS; this comes from the coding sequence ATGGAACCCACTACCGCTGCTGCAGCGGACGCCACCGATCTGAGCGCGGTCTTCGCCCGGATCCAGGGGATGTTGCTGAGCCAGGAATCAGCTCAGGCCGCTGCCGCCCAGCTCGCCCTGGCGGCCCGGGATCTGATCGACTCCGCGGCCGGGGCCGGGGTCTCGCTGATCGACGAGACCGGACGCCGGACCTCCACCGCGGCCACCGACACCTTGGTGGAGACCGCCGACACAGCCCAGTACGAGCTGGGGCTCGGCCCGTGCTTGAGCGACTGGGCCACCGAGTCCGTTCAGCGCCTCGAGGACACCGCCGCGGATACTCGGTGGCCGGAGTGGTCCCGCACGGCGGCCGGGGCTGGGATCGCTTCGGTGCTCAGCGCCCCGGTGCTCTACCGGGACAACTGCCTGGGGGCGATGAAGATCTACGCCACCGCCGGGAACGCGTTCAGCGCCCGGGCGGAGCAGCAGCTGGTGCTGCTGGCCTCCGCCGCCGGCACCCTTCTCGGGGCGGCCCAGGGCAGTGACACCCCACAGCGGCTCAGCGCCTCGCTGCAACAGGCCATCACCAACCGCACCGCGGTGGAGACCGCCACCGGGATGCTGATGGAGCGCCACGCCACCGATCACGAGACCGCTCGGCGGATGCTGATCGGCGCTTCTCAGGCCCAGGGCCGGCCGCTGGCGCAGATCGCGCGCCGGGTCGTGGAACGAGCCGCGGACACGACCAGCTGA
- a CDS encoding NAD(P)-dependent oxidoreductase produces the protein MKVVVFGADTDVGRETVTDLVFRGHRVSAVLTDPAQAPAEWADRVHLRVGDPLDAAVIDAAVADNEVVIDVLCAARSRRRPNLTVDATRAIVDSMAGHGRTRYIGLQPATLVDHTRYPDTWRRTARLLWQGWCPQLCREAAADFHAIASSALSWTLVRHAPLTDGPVRGVRHVGMTHRDVVGPSITRADTARFLAAQALETTYICAAPAISN, from the coding sequence GTGAAGGTCGTGGTGTTCGGGGCGGACACGGACGTCGGCCGTGAGACCGTCACGGACCTCGTCTTCCGGGGACACCGGGTCAGCGCCGTGCTCACTGATCCGGCCCAGGCACCGGCGGAGTGGGCCGACCGGGTGCACCTGCGCGTCGGGGACCCGTTGGACGCGGCCGTGATCGACGCGGCTGTGGCGGACAACGAGGTGGTGATCGACGTGCTGTGTGCCGCACGCAGCCGGCGGCGGCCGAACCTCACCGTGGACGCGACCCGCGCCATCGTGGACAGCATGGCTGGCCACGGGCGCACCCGGTACATCGGTCTGCAGCCGGCGACCCTGGTCGACCACACCCGCTACCCGGACACCTGGCGGCGGACCGCCCGGCTGCTCTGGCAGGGGTGGTGCCCCCAGCTGTGCCGGGAGGCGGCCGCCGACTTCCATGCCATCGCCTCCTCCGCACTGAGCTGGACGCTCGTGCGCCACGCGCCGCTGACGGACGGACCGGTACGCGGGGTCCGCCACGTCGGGATGACCCACCGGGACGTGGTGGGGCCCTCGATCACCCGCGCCGACACCGCCCGGTTCCTGGCCGCCCAGGCGCTGGAGACCACATACATCTGCGCCGCCCCGGCCATCAGCAATTGA
- a CDS encoding recombinase family protein: MDLGYARVSTAKQDLDRQIDALRQVGIAAERIYVDKKSGATTDRPGLTAALAYAREGDVIVVHTLDRLGRTVRDTLNLIHDLAERGVGVRNLADPIKVDSTNPNDPMAQLAVVLLALFGQMERTYTLERAAHARAVATAKGRRIGRPSVVDADKLAYAVHLRETGHTMAQIVAKTGITRTTLYRHLPPQPVESVTVESVTAAEAERGAAG; the protein is encoded by the coding sequence ATGGATTTGGGTTATGCGCGGGTCTCGACGGCCAAACAAGACCTCGATCGGCAGATCGATGCCCTCCGACAGGTGGGGATCGCGGCGGAGCGGATCTATGTGGACAAGAAGTCCGGGGCCACGACTGACCGCCCCGGGCTGACCGCGGCGCTGGCTTATGCCCGGGAGGGTGATGTGATCGTGGTGCATACCTTGGACCGGCTGGGGCGCACCGTGCGCGACACTCTGAACCTGATCCATGATCTGGCCGAGCGGGGGGTGGGGGTGCGCAACCTGGCGGATCCGATCAAGGTGGACTCCACCAACCCCAATGATCCGATGGCGCAGTTGGCGGTGGTGCTGCTGGCTTTGTTCGGTCAGATGGAACGCACCTACACCCTGGAGCGGGCCGCCCACGCGAGGGCGGTGGCCACGGCCAAGGGGCGGCGGATCGGGCGGCCCTCCGTGGTGGATGCGGACAAGCTGGCCTACGCGGTGCACCTGCGCGAGACCGGGCACACCATGGCGCAGATCGTGGCGAAGACCGGGATCACCCGCACCACGCTCTACCGGCACCTGCCGCCCCAGCCGGTCGAGTCGGTCACGGTCGAGTCGGTCACTGCTGCCGAGGCCGAGCGGGGTGCCGCGGGCTGA
- the mscL gene encoding large conductance mechanosensitive channel protein MscL, translating to MLKGFREFIMKGNVLDLAVAVIIGAAFAQVVNALVESVLMPAISALVGSPNFDSFAMVTLNGNDIKFGVLLTALVNFLLVAAAVYFAIIMPMNKLIEARNRRLGITPAEEEVDPQVQLLTEIRDSLKQRS from the coding sequence ATGCTTAAAGGATTCAGAGAATTCATCATGAAGGGCAACGTCCTGGACCTCGCCGTCGCCGTGATCATCGGCGCCGCCTTCGCCCAGGTCGTCAACGCCCTGGTCGAGTCCGTGCTCATGCCCGCCATCTCCGCACTGGTGGGCTCACCCAACTTCGACTCGTTCGCGATGGTCACTCTCAACGGCAACGACATCAAGTTCGGGGTGCTGCTCACGGCGCTGGTGAACTTCCTGCTCGTGGCCGCCGCCGTGTACTTCGCGATCATCATGCCCATGAACAAGCTGATCGAGGCCCGCAACCGGCGCCTGGGCATCACCCCGGCCGAGGAGGAGGTCGACCCGCAGGTGCAGCTGCTCACCGAGATCCGCGACTCCCTCAAACAGCGCTCCTGA
- a CDS encoding antitoxin: MVDIGGFADKAKNFAGENPDKVEQGIQRGGDMVDDHTGNKFQDQVDQAQEHAGGLLGGQNPEDQQG, encoded by the coding sequence ATGGTGGACATCGGAGGCTTTGCGGACAAGGCTAAGAATTTCGCCGGCGAGAACCCGGACAAGGTGGAGCAGGGCATCCAGCGCGGCGGCGACATGGTCGATGACCACACCGGCAACAAGTTCCAGGACCAGGTGGACCAGGCTCAGGAACACGCCGGCGGCCTGCTCGGCGGGCAGAACCCTGAGGACCAGCAAGGCTGA
- a CDS encoding winged helix-turn-helix domain-containing protein — protein sequence MSTRAGRHARHRLDELIHAPVRLSIVAALAQVDEAEFARVRDTVEVSDSVLSKQAAQLEAAGYVKIRKGYVGKRPRTWLSLTPTGRTAYTGHLEALRAIAEGV from the coding sequence ATGAGCACCAGGGCAGGACGCCACGCCCGGCACCGGCTGGACGAGCTCATTCACGCCCCGGTGCGCCTGAGCATCGTCGCGGCCCTGGCCCAGGTCGACGAGGCCGAGTTCGCCCGGGTGCGCGACACCGTGGAGGTCTCCGACTCGGTGCTCTCCAAACAGGCGGCCCAGCTCGAGGCCGCCGGCTACGTGAAGATCCGCAAGGGCTACGTCGGCAAACGCCCCCGCACCTGGCTCTCGCTCACTCCCACCGGGCGCACCGCCTACACCGGTCACCTCGAGGCTCTGCGCGCCATCGCTGAGGGCGTGTAG
- a CDS encoding recombinase family protein: MGKLIGYARVSTRQQDADRQVSDLLNAGVRRDDVYADHGVSGGRGSRPAFDKAVAALEEGDTLVITTLDRLGRSTQNMLAFAEALRGRGAGLRVLNLGGGDVDTATPMGSMVFTVMAALAQMELEIKRERITDSVAKRRAAGKDLGGRRQTFTDSQIRNALRLIDGGEPATQVGRDLGMSRATLYRRIRELPMPTTV; this comes from the coding sequence GTGGGGAAGCTGATCGGGTACGCACGTGTCTCGACACGGCAGCAGGACGCAGATCGTCAAGTGTCTGACCTCTTGAATGCCGGTGTACGGCGCGATGACGTCTATGCCGACCATGGAGTGTCTGGAGGCCGTGGCTCGCGCCCTGCCTTCGATAAGGCGGTGGCTGCGCTGGAGGAGGGCGACACTCTGGTGATCACCACGCTGGACCGGCTGGGGCGGTCGACGCAGAACATGCTGGCGTTCGCCGAGGCGCTGCGGGGGAGAGGTGCCGGGTTGCGGGTGCTCAATCTCGGTGGGGGAGACGTGGATACCGCCACCCCGATGGGTTCAATGGTCTTCACCGTCATGGCCGCCCTGGCGCAGATGGAACTGGAGATCAAACGGGAGCGGATCACCGACTCGGTGGCTAAGCGCCGGGCCGCCGGCAAGGATCTCGGCGGGCGACGGCAGACCTTCACCGACTCCCAGATCCGCAACGCCCTTCGGCTGATCGACGGTGGGGAACCGGCCACCCAGGTCGGCCGGGATCTCGGCATGTCGAGAGCCACCCTGTATCGGCGGATCCGTGAGCTCCCCATGCCGACAACAGTTTGA
- a CDS encoding heparan-alpha-glucosaminide N-acetyltransferase domain-containing protein, with translation MGGACGPSGWLSGIDAARGLALIGLISMQILSEYVDATQESTWSHLFSSGDAVALFALLAGVGLALSSGGRFPHTGRWLAADRVGVAVRAVLIAVVGLGAGLLLPADAAADNLLIYYAVFLLLVIPFLHLSATALFVCAAVSWIVGPLLMQGMAEILPAYSPSNPAFADGVGEPAGMVPHLLLTGTNLTLPYMTCLLVGLGLGRVHLRDTGIQGRLLTVGAGLVIFAQTTSAFVSYAFGGYDRSLTTGGMGENELAEVLVRGPGSLPTDPAWWLAITTPHTNPLWEIVASLGVGLLVLGSFLLVSQQFGAWLLPLSAMGSMTLTLYTAHLVALSFQTPYDQPYLWYVIHLVVAALLAVAWQRALGQGPLERVLSTSVETTRRTVLHCPQRPHWIHRM, from the coding sequence ATGGGCGGTGCCTGCGGGCCCTCGGGGTGGTTGTCCGGCATCGACGCGGCCCGCGGGCTGGCGTTGATCGGGCTGATCTCGATGCAGATCTTGTCCGAGTATGTCGATGCAACCCAGGAATCGACCTGGTCGCACCTCTTCTCCTCGGGGGATGCGGTGGCACTGTTTGCCCTGCTGGCCGGGGTCGGACTGGCGCTCAGTTCCGGGGGGCGGTTCCCGCACACCGGCAGGTGGTTGGCTGCCGATCGGGTGGGTGTGGCCGTGCGGGCGGTGCTGATCGCCGTGGTGGGTCTGGGGGCCGGGTTGCTGCTGCCCGCAGACGCCGCGGCGGACAACCTTTTGATCTACTACGCGGTGTTCCTCCTGCTGGTGATCCCGTTCCTCCACTTGTCGGCGACGGCGTTGTTCGTCTGCGCGGCGGTCTCTTGGATCGTGGGTCCGCTGCTGATGCAGGGCATGGCAGAAATCCTTCCCGCATACAGCCCATCCAATCCTGCGTTCGCCGACGGGGTGGGGGAGCCTGCGGGGATGGTCCCCCATCTGTTGTTGACCGGCACCAACCTGACCTTGCCGTACATGACCTGTCTGCTGGTCGGGTTGGGCCTGGGGCGGGTGCACCTGCGCGACACGGGGATCCAGGGTCGGCTGCTGACGGTGGGAGCGGGACTGGTGATCTTCGCCCAGACCACCTCCGCCTTCGTGTCCTACGCCTTCGGCGGGTATGACCGGTCGCTGACCACCGGTGGGATGGGCGAGAACGAGCTGGCGGAGGTGCTGGTGCGGGGCCCGGGTTCTTTGCCCACCGATCCTGCTTGGTGGCTGGCGATCACCACCCCGCACACAAATCCTCTATGGGAGATCGTCGCCAGCCTGGGCGTGGGACTGCTGGTGCTGGGGAGCTTCCTGCTGGTCTCCCAACAGTTTGGGGCATGGTTGCTGCCGCTGTCGGCGATGGGATCGATGACTCTGACCCTGTACACCGCGCACCTGGTGGCGCTGTCCTTCCAGACCCCCTACGACCAGCCCTACCTGTGGTACGTCATCCACTTGGTGGTCGCGGCGCTGCTCGCGGTGGCCTGGCAACGAGCACTGGGTCAGGGACCGCTGGAGCGGGTGCTGAGCACCAGCGTGGAAACGACCCGCCGCACCGTACTCCACTGCCCCCAGCGCCCCCACTGGATCCACCGGATGTGA
- a CDS encoding AAA family ATPase, protein MLLGVDGAGKTTTAAALVAAEEEAGREAVVLRNQSGRRWLARTSARWGVEVPARWADRLETVVRTANVLVSQVRAAHRDGLVVIDRHLVCQSVLRQVRGLPPGRALPWLAVRALRGAVVVVLDVPAETARARILARGQDHESLEYLRAARAAYLELAGALGWTVVDATGAPESVLARITGLC, encoded by the coding sequence GTGCTGCTGGGCGTCGACGGGGCCGGGAAGACGACCACCGCCGCGGCACTGGTGGCGGCGGAGGAAGAGGCGGGGCGGGAGGCGGTCGTGCTGCGCAACCAGTCCGGCCGCCGCTGGCTGGCACGCACCTCGGCGCGATGGGGGGTGGAGGTGCCGGCGCGGTGGGCGGACCGGTTGGAGACCGTGGTGCGCACCGCCAACGTCCTGGTCTCCCAGGTGCGTGCCGCACACCGGGACGGTCTGGTGGTGATCGATCGCCACCTGGTGTGCCAGTCGGTGCTGCGGCAGGTCCGGGGGCTGCCGCCGGGCCGGGCCCTGCCGTGGCTGGCGGTCAGGGCGCTGCGCGGGGCCGTGGTGGTGGTTCTCGACGTCCCGGCCGAGACCGCCCGTGCGCGGATCCTCGCCCGCGGGCAGGACCACGAGTCGCTGGAGTACCTGCGCGCGGCCCGGGCTGCCTATCTGGAGCTCGCCGGTGCTCTGGGCTGGACCGTCGTGGACGCCACCGGGGCGCCCGAGTCGGTTCTCGCCCGGATCACCGGCCTGTGCTGA
- a CDS encoding heparan-alpha-glucosaminide N-acetyltransferase domain-containing protein, producing MISIHIMPSWDPVSFEPTAQWTVFAGRSAALFALLAGVGLAFSTGGRTPHTGRTMTADRVGVVVRAVLIAGLGLAINEVIPGDTIDEVPAVNILVYYGVYFLLAIPFLSLSGRALFAWAGFFALAGPVLMHVLRETLPGFERHNPVLGDLLTAPAATAAQLLLTGTFPALPYLAYLLAGLAIGRLDLGQAQVQARLVVGGVVLAAAAWVVSWVLIQQAGGFEQLVARTPGLDEELVNDIIVWGPEPALPTTTWWWLAVAGPYTNTPMALLLGLGSATAVLGLFLLLARGAGRWLLPLSAMGSMTLTVYSAHLLGLSAEVHYDQPVWFLIHVGVALVFALLWRLAFGQGPLERVVAGIVRAARRLVLGRQPRT from the coding sequence ATGATCTCGATCCACATCATGCCCTCCTGGGACCCGGTCTCTTTCGAGCCCACCGCGCAGTGGACGGTCTTCGCCGGGCGCTCCGCGGCCCTGTTCGCCCTGCTGGCCGGGGTGGGCCTGGCCTTCTCCACCGGTGGCCGCACACCGCACACCGGGCGGACGATGACGGCGGACCGGGTGGGGGTGGTGGTGCGCGCGGTGCTGATCGCGGGCCTGGGACTGGCGATCAACGAGGTCATCCCCGGCGACACGATCGATGAGGTCCCGGCGGTGAACATCCTGGTCTACTACGGGGTGTACTTCCTGCTGGCGATCCCGTTCCTGTCCCTGTCCGGACGGGCACTGTTCGCCTGGGCAGGATTCTTCGCCCTGGCCGGTCCGGTGCTGATGCACGTACTGCGGGAGACCCTGCCGGGTTTCGAGCGGCACAACCCGGTCCTGGGCGACCTGCTCACCGCCCCTGCCGCCACGGCGGCCCAGCTGCTGCTGACCGGGACCTTCCCCGCGCTGCCGTACCTGGCCTATCTGCTGGCCGGATTGGCGATCGGGCGCCTAGACCTGGGGCAGGCCCAGGTGCAGGCCCGGTTGGTGGTGGGCGGGGTGGTGCTGGCGGCCGCCGCGTGGGTGGTCTCCTGGGTGCTCATCCAGCAGGCCGGTGGTTTCGAGCAGCTGGTGGCCCGCACCCCAGGGCTGGACGAGGAACTGGTCAACGACATCATCGTGTGGGGTCCTGAGCCGGCGCTGCCCACGACGACGTGGTGGTGGCTGGCGGTGGCCGGGCCCTACACCAACACCCCGATGGCCCTGCTGCTGGGCCTGGGCTCGGCCACAGCGGTGCTGGGTCTGTTCCTGCTGCTGGCCCGCGGGGCCGGACGCTGGTTGCTGCCGCTGAGCGCGATGGGCTCGATGACGCTGACCGTGTACTCCGCCCACCTGCTGGGGTTGTCCGCGGAGGTGCACTACGACCAGCCGGTGTGGTTCCTCATCCACGTCGGGGTCGCCCTGGTGTTCGCCCTGCTCTGGCGACTGGCCTTCGGGCAGGGCCCGCTCGAGCGTGTTGTCGCCGGGATCGTGCGCGCCGCCCGCCGGCTCGTGCTGGGACGGCAACCTCGGACCTGA